A region of Excalfactoria chinensis isolate bCotChi1 chromosome 22, bCotChi1.hap2, whole genome shotgun sequence DNA encodes the following proteins:
- the MATN1 gene encoding cartilage matrix protein gives MTSTLCRTKPTDLVFIIDSSRSVRPQEFEKVKVFLSRVIEGLDVGPNSTRVGVINYASAVKNEFSLKTHQTKAGLLQAVRRIEPLSTGTMTGLAIQFAISRAFSDTEGARLRSPNINKVAIVVTDGRPQDGVQDVSARARQAGIEIFAIGVGRVDMHTLRQIASEPLDDHVDYVESYSVIEKLTHKFQEAFCVVSDLCATGDHDCEQICISTPGSYKCACKEGFTLNNDGKTCSACSGGSGSALDLVFLIDGSKSVRPENFELVKKFINQIVESLEVSEKQAQVGLVQYSSSVRQEFPLGQFKNKKDIKAAVKRMAYMEKGTMTGQALKYLVDSSFSIANGARPGVPKVGIVFTDGRSQDYITDAAKKAKDLGFRMFAVGVGNAVEDELREIASEPVAEHYFYTADFRTISNIGKKLQMKICVEEDPCECKSIVKFQTKVEELINTLQRKYILWKLFVQQSVG, from the exons ATGACAA GCACCCTGTGCAGAACCAAACCCACCGACCTGGTGTTCATCATTGACAGCTCTCGGAGTGTGCGCCCGCAAGAGTTTGAGAAGGTCAAAGTCTTCCTGTCACGGGTGATTGAGGGTCTGGACGTGGGCCCCAACTCCACACGGGTCGGGGTCATCAATTACGCCAGTGCAGTCAAGAATGAGTTCTCTCTCAAGACTCACCAAACCAAGGCCGGGCTCCTGCAGGCAGTCCGGAGGATAGAGCCACTCTCCACGGGGACCATGACTGGTTTGGCCATCCAGTTTGCCATCAGCCGGGCCTTCAGTGACACAGAGGGGGCCAGGCTGAGATCTCCCAATATTAATAAg GTGGCTATTGTTGTGACGGATGGACGTCCCCAGGATGGAGTGCAGGATGTGTCAGCGAGGGCCAGGCAGGCTGGCATTGAGATCTTTGCAATTGGGGTTGGCCGGGTGGACATGCACACGCTGCGGCAAATCGCAAGTGAGCCGCTGGACGACCACGTAGACTACGTGGAGAGCTACAGTGTCATAGAGAAGCTGACCCACAAGTTTCAAGAGGCATTCTGTG TGGTGTCAGACCTGTGTGCCACTGGAGACCACGACTGTGAGCAGATCTGTATCAGCACCCCGGGATCGTACAAGTGTGCTTGTAAAGAGGGCTTCACGTTGAACAACGATGGGAAGACCTGCAGTG CTTGCAGTGGTGGGTCAGGATCTGCCCTGGACCTCGTTTTCCTGATCGATGGCTCCAAGAGCGTTCGGCCTGAGAACTTCGAGCTGGTGAAGAAATTCATCAACCAGATTGTGGAATCCCTGGAGGTGTCAGAGAAGCAGGCCCAGGTTGGCCTGGTTCAATACTCCAGCTCTGTCAGACAGGAGTTTCCTCTGGGACAGTTCAAGAACAAGAAGGACATCAAAGCAGCAGTCAAGAGAATGGCCTACATGGAGAAAGGCACCATGACAGGCCAGGCTCTGAAGTATCTTGTGGACAGTTCCTTTTCCATTGCTAATGGAGCTAGGCCTGGGGTTCCCAAGGTGGGCATAGTCTTCACAGATGGACGGTCACAAGATTACATCACCGATGCTGCTAAGAAAGCCAAAGATTTAG GCTTTAGGATGTTTGCTGTGGGAGTTGGTAATGCAGTGGAGGATGAGCTGAGGGAAATTGCTTCTGAACCAGTAGCTGAGCACTACTTCTACACAGCTGACTTCAGAACCATCAGCAACATTGGGAAGAAGCTGCAAATGAAAATCTGCGTTG AGGAAGATCCATGTGAATGTAAATCTATTGTGAAGTTCCAGACTAAAGTAGAAGAGCTCATCAATACATTGCAACGGAAATATATCCTTTGGAAGCTTTTTGTTCAGCAGTCAGTGGGCTGA